Proteins co-encoded in one Muntiacus reevesi chromosome 13, mMunRee1.1, whole genome shotgun sequence genomic window:
- the LOC136145804 gene encoding 2'-5'-oligoadenylate synthase 1-like, whose amino-acid sequence MGLSDTPAKSLDKFIEDHLLPNEEFRTQVKEAIDIICTFLKERCFRCAPHGVRVSKVVKGGSSGKGTTLRGRSDADLVVFFTNFTSFQEQLEFRGEFIVEIRRQLEACKREKKIEVDFEVQKQRRENPRVLSFALRSRTLSQEVEFDVLPAFDALGQLTKGYRPDPNIYVKLIQECEKLGKEGEFSACFTELQRDFLKSRPTKLKSLIRLVKHWYQECKMKSKNNLPPQYALELLTVYAWEQGSSEPDFNTAQGFRTVLELVLKHQDLCIYWKKYYDFQNPTIRQYLRGQLAKRRPVILDPADPTGNVAGEEPQRWQLLAREVRVWLRYLCCKNLDGTPVSPWVVPVTPPD is encoded by the exons ATGGGGCTCAGCGATACCCCGGCCAAGTCTCTAGACAAGTTCATCGAAGACCACCTCCTGCCAAACGAGGAGTTCCGCACGCAAGTCAAAGAAGCCATTGACATCATCTGCACTTTCCTGAAAGAGAGGTGTTTCCGATGTGCCCCTCACGGAGTTCGAGTGTCCAAAGTTGTGAAG GGCGGCTCCTCAGGCAAAGGCACGACCCTCAGAGGACGATCAGATGCTGACCTCGTCGTCTTCTTCACCAATTTCACAAGTTTTCAGGAACAGCTTGAGTTCCGAGGAGAATTCATCGTAGAAATTAGGAGACAGCTGGAAGCttgtaaaagagagaaaaaaattgaagtggATTTTGAGGTCCAGAAACAACGACGGGAGAATCCCCGAGTTCTCAGCTTTGCGCTGAGGTCCCGCACACTCAGCCAGGAGGTGGAGTTCGATGTCCTGCCCGCCTTTGATGCCCTGG GTCAGTTGACCAAAGGTTACAGACCTGATCCTAATATTTACGTCAAGCTCATCCAAGAGTGCGAGAAACTGGGGAAGGAAGGCGAGTTCTCCGCCTGCTTCACGGAGCTGCAGCGAGACTTCCTGAAGAGTCGTCCAACCAAGCTGAAGAGCCTCATCCGCCTGGTGAAGCACTGGTACCAAGAG TGTAAGATGAAGAGTAAGAATAACCTGCCCCCACAGTATGCCCTGGAGCTGCTGACCGTCTATGCCTGGGAACAAGGAAGCTCAGAACCAGACTTCAACACAGCTCAGGGATTTCGGACTGTTTTGGAGTTAGTCCTGAAGCATCAGGACCTCTGCATCTACTGGAAAAAGTATTATGACTTTCAAAACCCTACTATTAGACAATACCTGAGAGGACAACTTGCAAAACGCAG GCCTGTGATTCTGGACCCGGCTGACCCGACTGGAAATGTGGCTGGTGAAGAGCCACAGAGGTGGCAGCTGCTTGCACGGGAGGTTAGAGTCTGGCTGAGGTACTTGTGCTGCAAGAACTTGGATGGGACTCCAGTGAGCCCCTGGGTTGTGCCGGTGACACCTCCTGATTAA